The following DNA comes from Rosa rugosa chromosome 5, drRosRugo1.1, whole genome shotgun sequence.
GTTTGCAGAAGCCTCAAGGTTTCACCGATTGCTTTTGAGCTTGAACCAGGTAATTAAAACATTTGTTTCTATGTCATTCGCTTTGCAGTTGGCATTACATTTATAGAGTTGCCTCTTTGTTTCATTTCAGCAAGCTTGGTTGAAACGGTAGGTTAATCACTTGCAGTTTATAAGTATATGACCTGTTTTAGCATATGCCCAATTCATTTTTTGCATTTAATTGCTTAAAATTGAAGTCTTCGATCCTTCTGAGCCTGTTTGAAGTTTTCAGTTGGTGGTGTCAATTGGGttttggtgatttttttttttgggtacttATTGTATCTGGCTTGATGTGGGTTTGAATGTTGATATGGAAAATGGCTTCCTTTTGATCATTTGTGAGCTACTGTAGTTGTATTTTTAATGGAAAATAGCTTATTGTGTGATTTGTGATTATGGGTTTTGGTTAGTATTGATTGCAGAATTGATTCAAAGTTGAAACTCACTGTGGATTTTGCAGAATTGGTTAATATTTAATATCTTAGACATGTTGTTTCTCTTGCAGGTAACTAATAGTTTGGATCAACTCCAACTACAATTGGAGCAACCACTTTTTTACACCTACTCCAGTTACGCTGGCTTAGAACTAAACCTTTTGTAAAGCTACAACTGAAGCAGCTAAACCTGTTGTACAACTAGCATTTCTGAACCAACCTCAGTAGCAACTTTGTTAACCTATTTTACTAACACACTTTCGTCACGTTAACTTTTTGTATAAAAAATCTTTCACTCTTTTCAATAGAGCGGGTATTGTAATATGAAAGCTTGCAAGTTTTATAATATGAATGCTTGATGAACTTGAGTGAAATCCGCTGTCTTGCTTCTACACTGCAATTAATTCTTCCTTCATACAATTTGACAATGCCAACAAATCAAGTTGATAAAATACCAAATTTATTTCCTGCTCAGTTCTTAAAAATTTAATATCTAATTTCATCAATTAaattttcaacttccacaactTTCAAGCTAAATGTCATGGAAGAATCAAATTGCAATCAATACTCCTGCCTCTCCAACAGTTCAACCATACTCTGtacatgctcaattatattctTCTCCACAAAGAaactctacaagctctacaaGATACTCTACAACGGCATAACtcccgcagcaacgcgcgggcaaTTTTTCCTCGTAATATACAAAAGCCCGGTTACTGTTACTACTGTTCATAAGGGACGGAAAAGACGATTTAGTCGCTGTTTGCCATTGGTGTCCGGCTCACCTTTTACAACTCCGATCGTCTTCTTCAGCGGTACGCCGATCTATTTCTCTATCTCCCATCTTTTATTCTGCTATTTCCAATCCAATCAAACCCGTTTCAGAGAGAGTCGAGCAGACAAGGTAGCCTTGGAAAAACTGATCCTTTAGAGCTTTTACCTTCTTGGGCTTTACTCTGAACTTTTGTTCTGAGTCTCTTTAATTTGAGATATAAATACTGGGCTGAGCTGAAAGCAAATAGGAGGGATTTCGTTGTCAAagcttttgaatttttgatttgttGTGATTGTTAGGTTGCTGGGGTAGGAAAGAGAAGAGGAGAGATCCAGGATTGTGGTCGACCTGTGGAGGaaggtttgggtttgttttctGAATTTGGATTTTGGTTTTTATCACAATGATCGACAAGGGTGAAAATTTGGGTTGTACTTTTGGTTTTTAAActtgaaatgtttttttttttttttttttattgaattgtCCATAGGTTCATTTTGGTTTCTTCATTTTCTAGTGTGCGGTGAGTCTAGAGGTTGTACGTATTAAAAGGGTGGGGATTTGGAGTGCAGACTCTGTTGTTAAGAATCCTAAGTAATTGTTTATTTGCTGGTTTGCAAGTTCAGAAGTTTGGAGCTGGGCCAATATGTTTGTAGTTAATTATTATAATGTTTAGTATTGATTAAAGGTGTTTTGCTGTTAGAATTGATCGAAGGTCAACTCAGATACTGCTCTGCATATAGCTTCAACTTAGTTATCCAGTTTTGTTAACCAAAATTGATAATTTATTGTTTGTTGCTGTAATGCttattttgtgttttggttCCACAATCAACTTTCTCATTCATATAACTTACTCTAAGACTTGTCATGGATCCTTAATGCTATCTGTGTAATGCCGAATGCCACAAATTAAGAGCCATCAAAGTGCCATTATCCAGTAATTACCCCAGCAATGTCAAGCACTCCTCTTGATGCAAGGGTTATAGTATTCAGGTAAATTAGCTAAGGTGACCACTGATGCATGTAGCTTTGATTACAAGACACTACATGTGTCAGAGACTAATAGCTCAGGAAAAGCATAGGTTTCAAGTCTAGACAAAACCCTCAGAAATCAAATGGCCAAAGAGATATGCAGTGAAAGTCCTTGCTATTTTACCTTACAGATTCTGAGCTAGATAAATCCATCCCGAAGCCCACTTCCGCAGTCGGAAAGAGTCTTCCCGGTGTTGAGCTCTGTAAATCTTTTTGCTCTGCTACTGCCTCTTACTTGTTTAAACCTGCccctttcaatttttttgactTGTTATTTGGGTTGTGTATGTGCAGTGAATATGAAGTTTCTAGATTGGTATTTGAAGATCGCATTCGGGTCGGCTCTGATTGGAGCTTCCATGGAGTTTTTCATGATCAAAACCGGCTTCTGTGTGAGAGCTCTCCTTTTCATCTTTaccctttttcttatttttcttttctcaatttTGACATTTGTATTCCCTATTTTACTGTTTGGTAGGGAATGATAGAGTTGAGGTAATCATGAATAGTATAGAAATTGTTGCTTCAGTTTATGACCAAGGATGGGTAATAGTATATGTCAGCATGTGAAATGTCCTTAAAAGTTTGATCCTTTCTAACAAGGATGGATTAGATTGTATTGTGCCTGTAAAGGTTGTTCATGACTCTGCTATATTTACAGACATTTAGTAGGATATGGTTCAGATGACATTGTATAAGAATTGGGTATAAATGGCACATTTCTGGTTGAACTTGACCTTAGATATGTTTTCATTGACATGGATTTTAGTGAATTTTTGGACCCTTTGAATCGGCACCTGTGTTCAAAGTCAGTCAATTACCAATTGTAATGGTTACTCTCAAGTGGTTTTGAGGATTGATAAACCTGGATACTCAACATTGACAATGGTCTCCGCTCAGTAATTTCTTCTACATATCTTGCTCCCCTATTGTGCCTTTTTGATTTTTTGAGCTCCCCTACCCTATCAACTCAGTTCTCCCTTATGATACTCATGTTATTTCTGACCAATTGCATTTCTAATTTATTTGTTATCATTTAGTTGAACTTTCTCCAACACATTTTGTGAAAGAGCTGCTTTGCAGTCTCTCTGATATTCTATTTTGTTTCTTGCTTAATCTAATTCTTAGTTCCCTTTTTCATACATGAAGATGATAAAGTAACAGTTCTGGAGTCTGAAAAACGGGCTTGGGAGAATTCGCCAGAGGCTCAGGCAGTCAGAGAATCTCTCAATCCTTGGAGAAATCGTGATGTGGAAGCAAAGAAAGAATCCTAAGTTGGATGGCCTCGTTCTCATAAGGTTAGTTGGTAGTTAAGGGATCTGTGGTACTTTGTGGAGGGAAATCCATTTGCTTGACACAGCTAAAATATTGAACATAATAGTAGTTTTTAGTTACAAGCGTATTCAGGATTCATGGTCGGTTGTAGGCAATGACTGTGTGGATGAATCGACATCCTAAACCTTTTTTTGGGgttcaaaaaaggaaaaagaaaagagagcacCATATTGTTTGATCTGCACTGTTTtgcttcaaccaatcacaatAATATACATCACAgattttgttctttttggtTGGCATATTTTGCATAATTGAGTGATTTGAACTACTATCATTTTGTACAAAAGTTGAATGATATTTGAGAGCATTATAATCTGTCAGCTCAGCTTGAATTTGCCTGGCGGGAATAAAGTATAACATGACATCAAATCTTATTTTATGAGAATGTCTGTTGGTAGCTCAGCCTATATTTGTGATCTAGTTCTGTTTATTACACTAGGGTACTCcacaacctttttttttttttttttttttttaaaaccccaccccattcccaccgttgatggggctcgaactcttgacctcttatatatgagaccaaagtcttaccaccccaccaaacacacacacccggGTACTCCACAACCTTGTGTGGACATAAGTTTGCTACATTAACAGTTGAAACTGTTTTCTTGTGACTCTGCAGGAAGAAGATAATATATGCAGGATAGTTTTTGAGAAATACTTCCAAGTAGGACACAAGTGAGGGGTGACCTTGATCATATTAAACAATTGTTTCATTCCATTTGaagttttgtagtttctattatTCTTGTCATGGAAAAAACAGTCTTTCTGACAATTTCTAATTGAATACCCAAGGTCGACCCTCCATAGTGCAGTGTTCATTGAAGAAATAACATATCTTTAACTTGGCTTTAATGaacttcccttttttttcttttttttttgcagtgATGTAGATCATCGATCTATCTGAGAAAATAGAGTGTTCATTGAAGAACTAACATATCTGTAACTTGGCTTTAATGaacttttctttttgtctttttgcATGACATAGCAGTGATTTAGATCATCGACTATCtgagaaaatataaattttaataTTCACCCAGAACCTCAAAATTTTTGTAACATTCAATACGAGAATCAAACGTTACACATTCATTGTTGTTTTCAAAGATTTCAGTGTAGTTTTTAGAGCTCGTACCTTTTCGTGGCAACTACCACCTTATGATTTACAAGGAATTTGACCAtctttccttcacttaaatcattTCCGAGGACTGCTGCAACATAAGaagcaaaatgaaagacaaCAAAGGCATCGTGTGATTTCTTGGCTCTTTCTTCTATATGAATGGATGAGTCCAAAGTTACTGTGAAAAATATGAGAATTATGTACTTTTTTTTCGATGGAGGAAAATAAATAACATAGGCTACAAACAGCCTCCTCTAACACAACCTAGACCTAGTAGATCATGATAAAATGCATTCGTAGTAGATATAGAGGTAACTGGTAAGGATCGATTCTAGTAGAATGTCCCAAATTTGCAATTGAATCAGCAAGGAAATTTGCTTATCCTTAGATGTGCTTGAAAGGTATGTGGTTGAACTTTGAAGCAAGATTAACAATGTCATGAAGAATCATTCTGATACGCCAAGGGAGACCGATTTTCTTGTTGATACAGTTAATTAAAATATTTGAATCTCCTCCTATTTGGATGAAATTGAAACCATGTAGACAAGCTGCCTGAAGACCTGCCCTTAGTGCTAATGCTTCAGCAACAAGGACATCAGTACGACCAATATTTCAGAGCTGAAGCCAGACTAGGGTTACCATTAGCATCTCTAATAACAAAACCAGAAGCACCATTCTGATTAGAACTGGGCCATCAAAATTCAGCTTAATATGATTAGCCTGAGGAGCAATCCATCTGAAGTTTTCTAATATTGATTAGTCATGTTGGCTGACAAATGATGAACTTGAGTATGATTTTTATCTCTGAACATTTCTGAAAATAAGTTCATTTCTGGAATGTCAAAGAGAATAACTTAAAACAAGGATATCAGAAAGGTTTTTTCTCCTAGTTTTTAGATATTCATGTACTAGACCCCATGCGTTGGTACCAGCAAAGAAAAATTGTTGTCATCAAAATCATTTCACCAAGCGGAACATCTTAACAGAAGTTCTGAATATTAAGGCATTCACATTTGAAACCTAAAGTATCAGTGTTTTGGATATTATGGAATTAATAAGCCTAAACTGAATATAAGATTGAAATCATAATGCATCTTCAAAACAGGGGCTTTGTATAAATAGAAGTCAGTACAAACCTCCTAGAAGGTTACAACGCAGGCTAATATGTCATATTGCTGGAGAGAGAACTTATGGCAACTTTGTTCCAATTTACATAGTTACAATGAAACTAGAAGAATGTAATTTCAAAATCAAAGATATGGAAATGCAGAAACCACAATGGCACTGTAATATTCAGTGTTGAACTAACAAAAATCATAACTGCAATACGATAATGGCCATCTGAacattcaaaatttcaagccaGAAAGACTCAAATCGACAGCCATGCTTGCTCAAATATATATCGAATCCCACTTCCATGCCGAATCACTCTGCTGCATTCTTACTCCTCTTAGCTTTCTTCAGCTTTGCTTCTTCactcttcctcttctccttgTCGACAATGACACCATCATTTAACTCATCCTCATCAAGCACCTCCCCAACATTTCTATCCATATACCTCACTTCACTAATCCTACCCTTCTTCTTACCCACTTTCTCATTCTTCACCACCTCTTTCTCGCTCCCCTTAACTCCCTCAATCTTCAACAATGTCTCATCCGGCACAGCCTGATACACCGGCAGCGCAAGTGACTCCAACAGCTTCAAATGAAACGACCTCACACCGCCCCAATTCCTCGGAACAATCTCCACAATCCCATCAACCGCGGCAACCACATTCTCAACAATCTGCTCAGCACTCATCGAAGTCCTGGCCACCCTCACAACACTACAAGTCCCAGTACTCAAGAACAACATGGCCGACTCGATAACCCTATCCACCTGCTCCTTCCAGTTCTTCTGTTGCAAGTCCACCGGCACCGGaatcatcctcttcttcttgaaGAACTGCTTCCCCAGAAGCCTGGGAAGCAACGGCACAATCTGCTTATCAGCCAGAAACGCATCGTACGACTCCATCAGCTTCCGCTTGGCCTCAAAAGACTTGTAATCGGATTTGAGCTTGGAGAGCTTGAGTGTTTTGGTGATGGGTAAGTTGTGGGTTTTGATCCTCTTGTCGATTTGGTCCTTGGTGAGCTTGGACTTGGGGCCGTCGTCGTAGATCAGGCAGAACTGGGTGGATTCGGAGAGGAGGGGATTAGGGAGAGGGATTTTGAAGGCGTTGACGCGACCCTTTGGTGGGATTTTCTTGAGGGTGAGGACGAGGTAGGTGAATTCGTCGGAGGAGTCTAAGAGATCGTCGGGGTTCTGGGTCTGGGAATTTCTCCATTTGAGGAGGGCATTGACGGCTTTTCGCACGGTGTTGGGGTTCAGTTTGGTGGGTGTGGATTTGGAAGGTGGAGGAGCTGCGGTGGTCGCGGCCATGGAAAGCTGGGGGTTTAAGAGAGGGAGGGAGAAGAAAGTTGGCGTTCCAGGGTTTTAACTGCTTTGTATTTGTTTATGTGTTTGGGCCTctatattgttgttgttgggccTTTGGTGTCTGTAATATTTTCTCTTTAATAAtagttcttgttgtttgataaaataaaataaaaataaaaataaaataaaaacatttccAAGATCTGAAATAGAAGGCATCAGAAATGCATCTACTTAATTTTGTATAGCTAAGCAGATGTTTGATTTACAAGCTAGTATTTAATAACCATTAGAACTagctgctattttttttttttttttttgagaataaaagaaATTCATTAATCCAAGAAATTACAATGACGGGGATGACGTTGTTAAATCCCAAATACTCGACTAGAGAAGAGGAACTATCATACCCCAAATGTAGAACCAGCGGTTAAAGAAACCATGAGCCGATAGGGGCCCAACTCTAACCCTCAGCCTTTTCCAGGAGTCCCGACACATCCTTATAGCCAACCTCAAGAAGAAACAATCCCCTTCCGACACCATATACCAAAACCGCCAGTATATGTGTAGGGGCGTCTCCCCATtacattgacaacaagaaaacatCGAAATTAAAACCAATAGTCCCTAGAATTGACACCATAACAATGGCACAACCACAAAACCAAGACACCAAGCCCTCGCTCAATTGAGGAATGACTAATTAAACCtaaccaaaaccaaacaaaaaaccTAACAAACGACAACAAAGACTGCAGCAATCAACTTTCCTCATCCTGATGCTAGCTCCAGCAACTCGGGTTCATCCGCAATAGACTCAGGGTGCACAGCTCCGGTAAGCTCGACTCCAATAATGACACGCCTTGGCCAAAGaccacctccaccaccaacCCCGTGGAAAGATCTTGAAAGCAATCAAGCCACCAACAATCTGAGCATATACCCGTAGGACATCAATTTCAGATCACCCAAAGTTTCCCCCAATTCCCTCTACTCACCAGCCACTAAATCCCCTCCAAAACTGATGTAGCCTTCAAAGATCAACCCAGATCTTGGTAACCCATCAATCTCAGCCAAACCAATCCCACCAAACGTCCAAACCTACTTTGACCGTGCACTTCAATCGAACTGACCAAATCATGCATCCCCAACAACCGCGTAGCAGCCCTCCACAACCAAGCAACTGTGGGATCAGAACCCACCGCTGCCACCCAGCGCCTCCCTTGCGGCTGACCACCAAAACTTGAACCATGAAGCCACCATCGCCACCGTCATAAGATGAAAGAGAGATTCTTGCCGCAGCCCCTCCGCTAACCACCACCCAGCCACGCCTGTCCGGCAGCACCCACCGCCCGCCAACGAGACCAGAGGCCACAGTCGGAGTGGAGGCGCCGCCGGACAAGCAAACGAACCAAACCCTGTTTTTTCCGAACCCTAAAACTTCCCTGTTTTCACGGACCAAAGAGAAAAAAGATATAGAACTAGCTGCTATTTAAACATAGTATCAGCTAAAacttttcaaagaaaaaagaagaagcaatctGATTCTAGTCGATCATATTGTTTTTTGTTACTTATTGTTTTAGTttagttaatttttgttttgtttttagaatGCTTAAGGTATAGGCAAGAAAAACTCGCCTTGGGTGTGGAACTAGCTAGGTCTTCTAAACTTGATAGTAATTGCAATTGTCACAGCCTGATCATTAGCTGTGTTTTGATTTCGATTGACATTATATATTTCAACCTTTGAATGCAAGCGATTTGGATGGCTATGATCTGCAATATGTGCTTTGGTGGCATTTCTATCTTTGCCGGTAGCAAATGCGGCAATTTGGGAATCAAAAGATAGAGATCAaagctgtcacgccccgaattttgaataaccaattcaaaaccgaaacatgaataaacaattaatacaaataacgttctgaatttttttctcagaaacaaacacaccactcgccactcaacacaaaaactcgagaacctcgagttaattattacaattcactcttacaaagtaaaattgtaaagctctaaatgagcataacaaaactcacaatataatgttgtaattcacataacactactctaagctgcccgatcaccgtcctggttctcctaacctgcagggttatccgctacaccgtttgaatagtgtaccgggattgcaacaacacaaaacccggtaagcttttgacagcccgtatgagtaaaaagaaagaactgttgatttattaaatttcagttcaagtaaaattcaacagtattacgtctgcaaagagacatcaaaccactcatgtaaaaccacaaggaatacattttcacaatccccaaatcacaatacaccacactggtcctgcaaaaacccaacccacataacaccactttggtccatcccaacagcacgttagagctctaaccacatcgccaccagtcaccttggcctaggtgcaagtaatgcgacatacttcggttaataataaaccgtcgcgctttggacatccccgtcctcagcaccatatacttcggttaataataaaccgtcgcgctttggacatccccgtcctcagcacacaacttcggttaataataaaccgtcgcaccttggacatccccgtcctcagcacacaaacactccggttatccttaaccgtcgaacttcggacacctcatcctcagaaccctacattctctaactctatacatcctccaatgtaaatcatgaatattaacaagaactcatcaatcatgttcatcacatataaatatggtaagtcacatgtcaattcataataatttaatcatcccaattccacactcttcaatgtcacaccattcacatataatcacgtaaatatatatatacgtaattatccgctcagggataatcactaataccaactatagttcacatgcaataaaaccgagaaattcatttgtatagtaaaaatcattttacttacccatggaccgtagttgatcaagtccatatgattttaaaacaaatatttatttcataaatattttcacgcaattacgacaaaataaggtaattaaatttattcggttcgtaatatgaaccacgtgaggtttactcacctctaaattcccgctgcgtcttcttaacagctcaaaatacaatttcacgaatcgtccgccaaatccaaccgtcgatcacctaatcaaacatgaccttaacttagccaataactcaaagacaaaatcaaacgacaatccaacggttggatcgaaattaaatgatgatccaacggtcggatcgaaatcaaatgatgatccaacggtcggatcctcacagatcgcctttaggatcatcctccaaaaatcattacgaagatccaacggtcggatcttcctgaatcgtccttactaacatctccgctaatttatacgaaaatccaacggacggattctcacgaatcgcctccctaatcactgtttagcaattatacgaagatccaacagtcggatcttcgcccatgaccacacaaagcctctggggcagtcatacgatcatcatatcaaaattataggttcatctgacggtcctaattccacagatcataaatctaacgatcgaaatcgatcgaaatctcaaaattcataactaattcatacgataaccgaaaaatgcgtataatacgccgaaatgatcgtatcgaaacatagaatcataaaatggacaaaaactaaatttttgacctccggaggtggccggaaagggccgccggagttagggacagagccaccgccgaccaccacaattggtatcggggctgtgcttgtccccttcgttttctcattctggacacttttcataactagcacaagaccaaaaaatgacaggaagggatcgaaatgtaccaaaaatcagtcggtggccggaatttttccagaaaccggcgagctccaaaatcgacgtgaaaactacaacctcacgcctcgatcccttctggagaattgttcagaacttccttatgaactcaacaagccaagaatcacaagaaacgatcgtgtatagctcgagatatcttgatccgaaggttggttgttcgatccgcacgggtcgagctccgacgaacgtgaaaacgttcgatccagttccgatccttcttggtgcttgtataggaagatgaggcgagctcaatgagccaagaatcaagtgaaatggtgctctgtagctcgagatatcgagtttggaacgaaaacgagctaaaccggactcggggtcgccgccgtcgctgccggccgtgccgccgcgcaaggttacttctgggagcttcaggacgttgaggcgagctcgaggatgaagtttggggggaattggtggccggaaacacgaggAGGATGAGTTGTTTCGTTTTCGGGTGCAACCGGATCGAGCTGGTTTGCCGGACTTTGAGGCTGTGCCGGAGGGGATGACGACGTCCAGCAGGTAAAGCGACCCAAGGCGAAGCCAAGGGGAGTGGTCCGACGTCTAGAGATGGTCGATGAAGGGAGAACAAGGCTGGAGAAACTTGCTCTGTTTCGGTGGCTttggaaggaagagagagagagaaaagatatgtttttttcttttttttttggagagaaaATGAAGTGCTTATGCCGGAGCTTCATTCTAGCTAAGAACGTGGTCAAAAAGCCGTATCAATTATGCTTAATCATGAAAGTTAAAGCATTGAAATCATGAAAGATAAAGCGCTGCCATCATGTAAAGTAAAGCAATGCCATAATTATGTTTTtagtttgattaaagaaaacaaccgggtattacaaAAGCGATCTTATTAAACTGGTGGCTCATTAGATAATTGGTATTGAGATACGACCTACAAAGTCTCTAGATTATACACATGATTCTACAGATCTACTTGAGTATACATCTAAATACACCTTAAGCGCTTGACCTCAAgcgttttctttttattattattattttctgatgaACTTCCGCAGTATGAAgaatttaaagaaaaagaataatacAACAACTATATTATTACAAGAGTATATATATCTCATCTCTACAACACCAacttaaaagcaaacaattattTAATTATAACAAAAACGAAAATTGGGTCTTCCCTGTTAACTTTAACTATTCAAATGCAAATGTGAACAAATCATTTGCTTCCTTTCTATTCTAACATCAACTAAT
Coding sequences within:
- the LOC133709571 gene encoding uncharacterized protein LOC133709571 gives rise to the protein MAATTAAPPPSKSTPTKLNPNTVRKAVNALLKWRNSQTQNPDDLLDSSDEFTYLVLTLKKIPPKGRVNAFKIPLPNPLLSESTQFCLIYDDGPKSKLTKDQIDKRIKTHNLPITKTLKLSKLKSDYKSFEAKRKLMESYDAFLADKQIVPLLPRLLGKQFFKKKRMIPVPVDLQQKNWKEQVDRVIESAMLFLSTGTCSVVRVARTSMSAEQIVENVVAAVDGIVEIVPRNWGGVRSFHLKLLESLALPVYQAVPDETLLKIEGVKGSEKEVVKNEKVGKKKGRISEVRYMDRNVGEVLDEDELNDGVIVDKEKRKSEEAKLKKAKRSKNAAE
- the LOC133708386 gene encoding uncharacterized protein LOC133708386 produces the protein MEESNCNQYSCLSNSSTILCTCSIIFFSTKKLYKLYKILYNGITPAATRGQFFLVIYKSPVTVTTVHKGRKRRFSRCLPLVSGSPFTTPIVFFSGTPIYFSISHLLFCYFQSNQTRFRESRADKVAGVGKRRGEIQDCGRPVEEDSELDKSIPKPTSAVGKSLPGVELLNMKFLDWYLKIAFGSALIGASMEFFMIKTGFYDKVTVLESEKRAWENSPEAQAVRESLNPWRNRDVEAKKES